One region of Oryza sativa Japonica Group chromosome 5, ASM3414082v1 genomic DNA includes:
- the LOC4339703 gene encoding uncharacterized protein, giving the protein MGIFWSKAEPPPPMVLVPPLFDYPPIAARTRMSVPAYELMFGKLSLQNLFEDYFDHAGNMTSRVMLKPLEDPHVDLIATVSAAADKIDGTQVKGDALFRWQKDLDDPHTFVDLLVSTSNPMLQVRSCAYHPKYRVGAFGTFPLLMGNRVRSEDYGVMGVRYGSENLSFGSSFVPFPGSAELPSGAWLVGRKGSLSAGVQYKPLSGNKHLMPYTDWKNWNCAISYGVGLTSPLSPSFIFSLELARSTEFIASFYQHMVVQRRVKNPFEDDQIVGITNYIDFGLELATRIDKDKPSESANNSLFQFAASWQANKNFLFKGKLGPSKSSVALAFKSWWRPSFTFSVTAVNDHLKGTRSYGFGIRVEDLRQPSYQRADPNYVMLTPSKEHLAPGVLREYGKRPMFQAEVDSGNYDHLPTELKPISKIF; this is encoded by the exons ATGGGGATCTTCTGGAGCAaggcggagccgccgccgccgatggtgcTCGTCCCGCCGCTCTTCGACTACCCACCCATCGCCGCCCGCACCag GATGTCGGTGCCAGCGTATGAGCTAATGTTTGGGAAGCTCTCGCTGCAGAATCTGTTTGAGGACTACTTTGATCATGCGGGGAATATGACCTCAAGGGTCATGCTGAAGCCACTGGAGGATCCTCATGTTGATTTGATTGCCACT GTGTCTGCAGCTGCTGATAAAATAGACGGAACACAAGTAAAGGGAGATGCTCTATTTCGCTGGCAGAA AGATTTAGATGATCCCCATACCTTTGTGGACCTTCTTGTGTCAACTTCAAACCC AATGTTGCAGGTTAGGTCATGTGCTTACCATCCTAAGTACCGTGTTGGTGCGTTTGGGACATTCCCTTTACTAATGGGAAACAG ggtgCGTTCTGAGGATTATGGTGTCATGGGAGTAAGATACGGTTCAGAGAATCTATCATTTGGGTCTTCCTTTGTGCCATTTCCTG GATCTGCTGAACTACCCTCTGGAGCATGGTTGGTCGGGAGAAAAGGGAGCTTAAGTGCAGGAGTGCAATACAAGCCACTTA GTGGAAACAAACATCTTATGCCATATACAGATTGGAAGAACTGGAATTGTGCAATCAGTTATGGTGTAGGATTAACAAGCCCACTCAGTCCTTCCTTCATTTTTTCTCTAGAGCTTGCCAGAAGTACAGAG TTCATTGCATCGTTCTATCAACACATGGTTGTTCAAAGAAGG GTTAAAAACCCTTTTGAAGATGATCAGATTGTTGGAATCACAAACTACATTGATTTTGGGCTTGAATTGGCTACAAG GATTGATAAAGATAAACCATCAGAGAGTGCCAACAATTCCTTGTTTCAGTTTGCAGCAAGTTGGCAAGCTAATAAGAACTTCCTATTCAAG GGAAAGCTAGGTCCTTCCAAGTCTTCTGTAGCTTTGGCATTCAAGTCATGGTGGAGACCATCCTTCACATTTAGTGTCACAG CTGTGAACGATCATTTGAAGGGGACAAGATCATATGGATTTGGAATTCGTGTTGAGGATCTTAGACAGCCAAG TTACCAAAGGGCTGATCCAAACTATGTAATGCTAACACCAAGCAAGGAGCACTTGGCACCAGGTGTTTTGCGAGAGTACGGGAAGCGGCCCATGTTCCAGGCAGAGGTTGATTCGGGCAACTATGATCATTTACCTACAGAGTTGAAGCCTATCAGCAAGATATTCTAG
- the LOC4339704 gene encoding uncharacterized protein isoform X2 codes for MRRYDEMPPAMVLVPPPFTFPAAAARTRMAVPAYEVMFGKLQRRSLFDDYFDQVGSITSGMIMLRPLVDSHVDLTAKMTTTGGEALFRWQRYLDDPNTFMDLHLSTPKPMVQLRSCAYYPKYRIGAFGTFPLLKANRDCSEGDYGIMGLRYGSENLSIGASFLPFALSGQVPYGAWLVGRKGNISAGIQYKPLCESMHPVPLTDLKNWNCAISYGMGSTSPLSPSFNFSLELVRNTQLVASFYQHFVVQRRVMNPREEEHIIGTTNFVDFGLELATSLDKDKAKENASNPSFQVAASWQASKNFLVKGKLGPSKSSMALAMKSWWRPFFTFSFTAMYDHLKGTGSYGFGISIEDLKEPSYQMAYSNYVIVTQNKEDVEPRFLKKLGKKYIFQPDIDSGNYDNLPTGLKPIDKIL; via the exons ATGCGGCGGTACGACGAGATGCCGCCGGCGATGGTGCTGGTGCCGCCGCCCTTCAcatttcccgccgccgccgcccgcaccaG GATGGCGGTGCCGGCGTACGAGGTCATGTTCGGGAAGCTCCAGCGGCGGAGCCTGTTTGACGATTACTTCGATCAAGTTGGGAGCATAACCTCAGGGATGATTATGTTGAGGCCACTGGTTGATTCTCATGTTGATTTGACCGCCAAA ATGACTACAACGGGTGGTGAGGCTCTGTTTCGCTGGCAGAG ATATTTGGATGATCCAAATACCTTTATGGACCTTCATTTGTCAACACCAAAACC CATGGTGCAGCTGAGGTCGTGTGCTTACTATCCTAAGTATCGAATTGGTGCATTTGGAACATTCCCTTTACTTAAGGCAAACAG gGACTGTTCAGAAGGAGATTATGGTATTATGGGTTTAAGATATGGTTCAGAGAATCTGTCTATTGGGGCATCCTTTCTGCCGTTTGCTT TATCTGGTCAAGTACCCTACGGTGCATGGTTAGTTGGCAGGAAAGGGAATATAAGCGCAGGGATACAATACAAGCCACTCT GTGAAAGCATGCATCCTGTGCCTTTGACAGACTTGAAGAACTGgaattgtgcaattagttatggTATGGGCTCAACTAGCCCACTCAGCCCTTCATTCAATTTTTCTCTAGAGCTTGTCAGAAATACACAG CTAGTTGCATCGTTCTATCAGCACTTCGTTGTTCAGAGAAGG GTAATGAATCCCCGTGAAGAAGAACACATTATCGGAACCACGAACTTTGTTGACTTTGGGCTTGAGTTAGCCACAAG CTTGGATAAAGACAAGGCGAAAGAAAATGCTAGCAATCCCTCATTCCAGGTAGCTGCAAGTTGGCAGGCTAGTAAGAACTTTCTAGTAAAG GGAAAGTTAGGTCCCTCCAAATCTTCCATGGCTTTGGCAATGAAATCTTGGTGGAGACCATTCTTTACATTTAGCTTCACAG CTATGTATGATCATTTGAAGGGGACAGGATCATATGGATTTGGGATTTCCATTGAGGATCTTAAAGAGCccag TTATCAAATGGCTTATTCGAACTATGTGATTGTCACACAAAACAAAGAGGATGTGGAACCCCGGTTTTTAAAGAAGCTAGGGAAGAAGTACATATTTCAGCCGGACATTGATTCAGGCAATTATGACAATTTGCCTACAGGGTTGAAGCCAATAGACAAGATATTGTAA
- the LOC4339704 gene encoding uncharacterized protein isoform X1, whose translation MRRYDEMPPAMVLVPPPFTFPAAAARTRMAVPAYEVMFGKLQRRSLFDDYFDQVGSITSGMIMLRPLVDSHVDLTAKMTTTGGEALFRWQRYLDDPNTFMDLHLSTPKPMVQLRSCAYYPKYRIGAFGTFPLLKANRDCSEGDYGIMGLRYGSENLSIGASFLPFALSGQVPYGAWLVGRKGNISAGIQYKPLSGESMHPVPLTDLKNWNCAISYGMGSTSPLSPSFNFSLELVRNTQLVASFYQHFVVQRRVMNPREEEHIIGTTNFVDFGLELATSLDKDKAKENASNPSFQVAASWQASKNFLVKGKLGPSKSSMALAMKSWWRPFFTFSFTAMYDHLKGTGSYGFGISIEDLKEPSYQMAYSNYVIVTQNKEDVEPRFLKKLGKKYIFQPDIDSGNYDNLPTGLKPIDKIL comes from the exons ATGCGGCGGTACGACGAGATGCCGCCGGCGATGGTGCTGGTGCCGCCGCCCTTCAcatttcccgccgccgccgcccgcaccaG GATGGCGGTGCCGGCGTACGAGGTCATGTTCGGGAAGCTCCAGCGGCGGAGCCTGTTTGACGATTACTTCGATCAAGTTGGGAGCATAACCTCAGGGATGATTATGTTGAGGCCACTGGTTGATTCTCATGTTGATTTGACCGCCAAA ATGACTACAACGGGTGGTGAGGCTCTGTTTCGCTGGCAGAG ATATTTGGATGATCCAAATACCTTTATGGACCTTCATTTGTCAACACCAAAACC CATGGTGCAGCTGAGGTCGTGTGCTTACTATCCTAAGTATCGAATTGGTGCATTTGGAACATTCCCTTTACTTAAGGCAAACAG gGACTGTTCAGAAGGAGATTATGGTATTATGGGTTTAAGATATGGTTCAGAGAATCTGTCTATTGGGGCATCCTTTCTGCCGTTTGCTT TATCTGGTCAAGTACCCTACGGTGCATGGTTAGTTGGCAGGAAAGGGAATATAAGCGCAGGGATACAATACAAGCCACTCT CAGGTGAAAGCATGCATCCTGTGCCTTTGACAGACTTGAAGAACTGgaattgtgcaattagttatggTATGGGCTCAACTAGCCCACTCAGCCCTTCATTCAATTTTTCTCTAGAGCTTGTCAGAAATACACAG CTAGTTGCATCGTTCTATCAGCACTTCGTTGTTCAGAGAAGG GTAATGAATCCCCGTGAAGAAGAACACATTATCGGAACCACGAACTTTGTTGACTTTGGGCTTGAGTTAGCCACAAG CTTGGATAAAGACAAGGCGAAAGAAAATGCTAGCAATCCCTCATTCCAGGTAGCTGCAAGTTGGCAGGCTAGTAAGAACTTTCTAGTAAAG GGAAAGTTAGGTCCCTCCAAATCTTCCATGGCTTTGGCAATGAAATCTTGGTGGAGACCATTCTTTACATTTAGCTTCACAG CTATGTATGATCATTTGAAGGGGACAGGATCATATGGATTTGGGATTTCCATTGAGGATCTTAAAGAGCccag TTATCAAATGGCTTATTCGAACTATGTGATTGTCACACAAAACAAAGAGGATGTGGAACCCCGGTTTTTAAAGAAGCTAGGGAAGAAGTACATATTTCAGCCGGACATTGATTCAGGCAATTATGACAATTTGCCTACAGGGTTGAAGCCAATAGACAAGATATTGTAA
- the LOC4339705 gene encoding peroxisomal membrane protein PEX14 isoform X2: protein MVLGSPEVGMEDSSATHLSDEVQDPGKEAVAAVEPVREELVQSAVGFLKHPKVVASSDVQRRSFLEKKGLTVDEIDEAFRRLLSPSSNSMSPNYCTYQGVSDHSSKITQENPSTVTKCMDDDSGRPEPETESVDPVVPRHPKSYMEIMEMIQRGERPDDIQDINDDPPNPYQPISESRMAPKPKPWEKQGQESSIWELKSQSMDTIESRSEIQLDSANQFTETENRSNQGDSLLLEETVAGSEAHTDDAASTKS from the exons ATGGTGCTTGGCTCCCCGGAAGTCGGGATGGAGGATTCGTCGGCGACTCACCTCTCCGACGAGGTGCAGGATCCAG GAAAGGAGGCTGTTGCGGCCGTTGAACCGGTGAGGGAGGAGCTGGTTCAGAGCGCGGTCGGTTTTCTGAAACACCCAAAGGTAGTGGCCTCTTCTGATGTCCAGAGGCGTTCTTTCCTTGAGAAGAAAGGGCTCACCGTGGATGAAATCGATGAGGCATTTCGACGTTTACTT AGCCCATCTTCAAACTCCATGAGTCCAAATTATTGCACATATCAAG GGGTATCTGATCATTCTTCAAAAATCACACAG GAGAATCCTTCAACAGTTACAAAATGTATGGATGATGATTCAG GGAGACCTGAGCCTGAAACTGAATCTGTGGATCCTGTGGTGCCTCGCCACCCAAAATCATATATGGAG ATCATGGAAATGATACAAAGGGGAGAGCGGCCAGATGATATACAG GACATTAATGATGACCCTCCAAACCCTTATCAACCAATCTCGGAATCCCGCATGGCACCAAAGCCCAAG CCATGGGAAAAGCAGGGTCAAGAAAGTTCCATCTGGGAGTTGAAATCTCAGTCAATGGACACCATCGAATCGAGATCAGAAATTCAACTTGACAGCGCCAACCAATTTACTGAAACGGAGAATAGATCAAATCAAGGGGACTCACTATTGCTGGAAGAAACGGTTGCAGGTTCTGAAGCTCACACAGATGATGCTGCCTCGACAAAGTCGTAA
- the LOC4339705 gene encoding peroxisomal membrane protein PEX14 isoform X1, which yields MVLGSPEVGMEDSSATHLSDEVQDPGRGSSDASVRTSLRDSTGKEAVAAVEPVREELVQSAVGFLKHPKVVASSDVQRRSFLEKKGLTVDEIDEAFRRLLSPSSNSMSPNYCTYQGVSDHSSKITQENPSTVTKCMDDDSGRPEPETESVDPVVPRHPKSYMEIMEMIQRGERPDDIQDINDDPPNPYQPISESRMAPKPKPWEKQGQESSIWELKSQSMDTIESRSEIQLDSANQFTETENRSNQGDSLLLEETVAGSEAHTDDAASTKS from the exons ATGGTGCTTGGCTCCCCGGAAGTCGGGATGGAGGATTCGTCGGCGACTCACCTCTCCGACGAGGTGCAGGATCCAG GTCGAGGAAGCTCAGATGCTTCTGTTCGTACTTCTTTGCGAGATTCGACAGGAAAGGAGGCTGTTGCGGCCGTTGAACCGGTGAGGGAGGAGCTGGTTCAGAGCGCGGTCGGTTTTCTGAAACACCCAAAGGTAGTGGCCTCTTCTGATGTCCAGAGGCGTTCTTTCCTTGAGAAGAAAGGGCTCACCGTGGATGAAATCGATGAGGCATTTCGACGTTTACTT AGCCCATCTTCAAACTCCATGAGTCCAAATTATTGCACATATCAAG GGGTATCTGATCATTCTTCAAAAATCACACAG GAGAATCCTTCAACAGTTACAAAATGTATGGATGATGATTCAG GGAGACCTGAGCCTGAAACTGAATCTGTGGATCCTGTGGTGCCTCGCCACCCAAAATCATATATGGAG ATCATGGAAATGATACAAAGGGGAGAGCGGCCAGATGATATACAG GACATTAATGATGACCCTCCAAACCCTTATCAACCAATCTCGGAATCCCGCATGGCACCAAAGCCCAAG CCATGGGAAAAGCAGGGTCAAGAAAGTTCCATCTGGGAGTTGAAATCTCAGTCAATGGACACCATCGAATCGAGATCAGAAATTCAACTTGACAGCGCCAACCAATTTACTGAAACGGAGAATAGATCAAATCAAGGGGACTCACTATTGCTGGAAGAAACGGTTGCAGGTTCTGAAGCTCACACAGATGATGCTGCCTCGACAAAGTCGTAA
- the LOC4339706 gene encoding uncharacterized protein — protein sequence MEERIPEPQDPTADVAADVLPAEASSSDVTTTGVEEESDSDGEFEFEFPFVSRDSPAGTAAVADDLFADGRIKPFYPVFGRAGAGGGGDRQQHLAKDDAAATVPPRTRGPLGRLFLEESRGSFDRWSTSTSSSSSSSAPASDEGGLDGAPPESYCLWTPGAGAGSASASASPRPPRKSGSTGSMARWRRISELVVGRSHSDGKEKFLFLPIPPPSSKENDVEHFKPKPKPPKPTPASGRKTAQAAAAEIDTVAAIHRIAYGAKGGGATGTSAGGGTPRRTFLPYREELVGLFANVNGISRSHPHPF from the coding sequence ATGGAGGAGAGGATTCCAGAGCCGCAAGATCccaccgccgacgtcgccgctgACGTGCTGCCGGCGGAGGCTTCTTCCAGCGACGTGACGACGACGGGAGTGGAGGAGGAATCTGATTCCGATGGGGAGTTCGAGTTCGAGTTCCCCTTCGTCAGCAGGGACTCCCCCGCGGgcaccgccgccgtggccgacgACCTGTTCGCCGACGGCCGCATCAAGCCGTTCTACCCGGTtttcggccgcgccggcgccggaggaggaggcgatcgCCAGCAGCATCTGGCCAAGGACGACGCTGCGGCGACGGTGCCGCCGCGGACGAGGGGCCCGCTCGGGCGGCTCTTCCTCGAGGAGTCCCGTGGTTCGTTCGACAGGTGGTCCacgtccacgtcgtcgtcgtcgtcgtcttccgcgCCGGCGTCCGACGAGGGCGGCCTGGACGGCGCGCCGCCGGAGAGCTACTGTCTCTGGacgcccggcgccggcgccggctccgcCTCGgcatcggcctccccgcgcccGCCCAGGAAGAGCGGCTCAACGGGGTCCATGGCGCGGTGGCGCCGCATCAgcgagctcgtcgtcggccgcaGCCACAGCGACGGCAAGGAGAAGTTCCTGTTCCTCCCCATCCCGCCGCCCAGTAGCAAGGAGAACGACGTCGAACACTTCAAGCCCAAACCCAAACCACCCAAGCCGACGCCGGCAAGCGGCCGCAAGACGGcacaggccgccgccgcagagaTCGACACGGTCGCCGCCATCCACAGGATAGCTTACGGCGCTAAGGGCGGTGGCGCCACCGGCACCAGCGCCGGCGGGGGCACGCCGCGGCGGACGTTCTTGCCTTACCGGGAAGAGCTCGTCGGCCTCTTCGCCAACGTGAACGGCATCAGCCGCAGCCACCCGCATCCGTTCTAA
- the LOC4339707 gene encoding cinnamoyl-CoA reductase-like SNL6, with amino-acid sequence MGVLRSTQSMEAEVEEMRAALALAPLGRHGAWRSGAAAKREAGAEEGAAPEARTVCVTGGISFVGLAVVDRLLRHGYAVRLALETQEDLDKLREMEMFGENGRDGVWTVMANVMDPESLNQAFNGCVGVFHTSSLIDPGGISGYTKHMAILEARAAEQVVEACVRTESVRKCVFTSSLLACVWRQSYPHHRRRFPAIIDESCWSDESFCRDNKLWFALGKTMAEKAAWRAARGRDLKLVTICPALVTGPGFRRRNSTPSIAYLKGAHAMLAEGLLATADVERVAEAHVRVYEAMSGGGAAGGRYICYDHVVRRGEEFAELQRQLGLPITGVAAASRPGYSDDGDVGGDGRFALCNGKLARLVSSRRRCTYDVYYPASYD; translated from the exons ATGGGGGTGCTGCGGAGCACGCAGAGcatggaggcggaggtggaggagatgcGCGCCGCGCTAGCGCTCGCGCCGCTCGGCCGCCACGGCGCGTGGAGGTCGGGGGCCGCGGCGAAGCGGGAGGCCGGGGcggaggagggcgcggcgccCGAGGCCCGCACCGTGTGCGTCACCGGCGGGATATCGTTCGTggggctcgccgtcgtcgaccgccTCCTCCGGCACGGCTACGCCGTCAGGCTCGCCCTCGAGACGCAAG AGGATCTGGACAAGCTGCGAGAGATGGAGATGTTTGGTGAGAACGGCAGGGACGGTGTCTGGACCGTGATGGCAAATGTAATGGACCCAGAGAGCTTGAACCAAGCATTCAATGGTTGTGTTGGTGTCTTCCACACATCATCCCTCATTGATCCAGGGGGCATCTCTGGCTACACG AAACACATGGCGATTCTGGAAGCCAGAGCGGCCGAGCAGGTTGTTGAAGCCTGTGTCAGGACAGAGTCAGTGAGGAAGTGTGTGTTCACCTCATCGCTACTGGCATGCGTGTGGAGGCAAAGCTACCCTCATCACCGTCGTCGCTTCCCCGCCATCATCGACGAGAGCTGTTGGAGCGACGAGAGCTTCTGCCGCGATAACAAG CTGTGGTTTGCGCTCGGGAAGACGatggcggagaaggcggcgtgGAGGGCAGCACGGGGCAGAGACCTGAAGCTCGTGACGATTTGCCCGGCGCTGGTCACCGGCCCAGGATTCCGCCGGCGAAACTCCACTCCGTCCATCGCCTACCTCAAAG GAGCGCACGCGATGCTGGCGGAGGGCCTGCTTGCGACGGCGGACGTGGAGAGGGTGGCCGAGGCGCACGTCCGCGTCTACGAGgcgatgagcggcggcggcgcggccggcggccggtaCATCTGCTACGACCACGTCGTCCGGCGCGGCGAGGAGTTCGCCGAGCTGCAGCGGCAGCTCGGCCTCCCGATCACCGGCGTGGCAGCTGCCTCGCGGCCCGGCTactccgacgacggcgacgtcggcggcgacgggcggttCGCGCTCTGCAACGGGAAGCTGGCGAGGCTGGTGTCCTCGCGGAGGAGGTGCACCTATGACGTCTACTACCCCGCCTCGTACGactaa
- the LOC4339708 gene encoding polygalacturonase At1g48100, which yields MGLGIKGLTFLLLLVLLVLCSNVSLSDARSGKHWRQNRASSSTLLRRKGKGKTNNSHKQYGKGNQDPYQPSPSTSPNVPVNPSERPVQGKGHPAPTMPPPSSGSGHTLPSPPPPLPPLLPPPQPPAAQSQNTVFNVVDFGARGDGVTDDTQAFEEAWAAACKVEASTVLVPSELEFVVGPISFSGPYCKPNILFQLDGTILAQTSTRVWGSGLLQWLEFTKLSGISIQGSGVINGRGQEWWTYSDPNDDDNDDVDAYNVELEKMPQIKPTALRFYGSSNVTVTGITIVNSSQCHLKFDSCQGVMVHDLTISSPENSPNTDGIHLQNSKQVSIHHSNLACGDDCVSIQTGCSDINIHNVNCGPGHGISIGGLGRYNTKACVSNVTVRDVNMFKTMTGVRIKTWQGGSGLVQGIRFSNIQVSEVQTPIIIDQFYCDRTTCRNQTSAVAVLGVQYENIRGTFTIKPAHFACSDSSPCSEITLTGIQLKPLIVPQYHLYNPFCWQAFGELSTPTIPPISCLQIGKPSGNNVMSDYDLC from the exons ATGGGGCTTGGGATTAAAGGTCTCACCTTCCTGCTTCTCCTTGTCTTGCTTGTTCTGTGTTCCAATGTCAGTTTATCTGACGCAAGAAGTGGCAAGCACTGGAGGCAAAACAGAGCATCCTCCAGCACTCTGCTGCGAAGAAAAGGGAAAGGAAAGACCAACAATTCCCACAAGCAATATGGCAAAGGGAATCAGGATCCATACCAGCCAAGCCCGAGTACAAGCCCGAATGTGCCCGTCAACCCGAGCGAAAGACCTGTCCAGGGCAAAGGACATCCGGCTCCAACAATGCCACCACCAAGCAGTGGAAGTGGTCATACATTGccatctccgccaccgccgctgcctccattGCTGCCGCCACCACAGCCACCAGCAGCCCAATCACAGAACACAGTCTTCAATGTGGTTGATTTTGGGGCCCGTGGAGATGGAGTTACAGATGATACGCAG GCTTTTGAAGAAGCATGGGCAGCAGCATGCAAGGTGGAGGCATCTACAGTTCTTGTACCATCTGAACTTGAGTTTGTCGTTGGCCCAATCTCATTTTCTGGGCCTTACTGCAAACCAAACATTCTGTTCCAG CTAGATGGAACTATTTTAGCTCAAACCAGTACAAGAGTGTGGGGTTCTGGTTTGCTTCAATGGCTTGAATTCACAAAACTTAGTGGAATATCAATTCAAGGAAGTGGTGTCATAAATGGTAGGGGGCAAGAATGGTGGACCTATTCAGATCCAAATGACGACGACAATGATGATGTTGATGCT TACAATGTGGAGCTGGAGAAGATGCCACAGATTAAACCTACA GCATTGAGGTTTTATGGTAGTTCCAATGTCACAGTAACTGGTATCACCATTGTTAACAGCTCACAGTGCCATCTCAAGTTTGATAGCTGTCAAGGAGTAATGGTTCATGACCTGACCATCTCATCGCCTGAGAACAGTCCCAACACTGATGGAATACACCTGCAAAATTCCAAACAAGTCAGCATTCACCACTCTAACCTCGCTTGCG GCGATGATTGTGTTTCCATCCAGACAGGCTGCAGTGACATAAACATACATAATGTGAACTGTGGACCAGGGCATGGGATCAGCATTGGTGGTCTAGGAAGGTACAACACAAAAGCATGTGTATCCAATGTCACCGTAAGAGATGTCAACATGTTCAAAACAATGACTGGTGTCAGAATCAAAACTTGGCAG GGAGGTTCAGGGTTGGTTCAAGGCATAAGGTTCTCAAACATACAAGTGTCAGAAGTTCAAACACCTATCATAATAGACCAATTTTACTGTGACAGAACAACTTGCAGAAACCAAACATCAGCAGTGGCGGTTTTAGGTGTTCAGTACGAGAATATCAGGGGGACCTTCACAATCAAGCCTGCCCATTTTGCATGCAGTGATAGCTCGCCTTGTTCAGAGATCACTCTTACTGGAATACAGCTCAAACCCCTGATAGTGCCACAGTATCACCTGTACAACCCATTCTGCTGGCAAGCCTTTGGAGAGTTGTCCACCCCCACCATCCCTCCCATATCCTGCTTGCAGATCGGCAAACCATCTGGGAACAACGTGATGTCAGATTATGATCTATGTTGA